CCGCGCGGGCGAAGGAGCCGCATTCGGCCACTTTGGCGAAGATGGCCCAGGCTTCCAGATCGGGGAGTCGCTTCATGTGCATGCCGGAATAGGGAGAGGAGATACGCGCCGATTCTATCAGTCAACTGCCAGGATGGCGCATTGATCATGATAAAAATAGAAATGATGCTATTCAATCTATTCCATTTTAATCCTACTCCCGGCTGCTTATAGTGTGCGTATCCATTTCAGGAGACCGACATGATCGAACGCCGCCCCTTCGCCAGCTTGGGCGCAGCCCAACACGGATGGCTGGACGCCAAGCACCATTTCTCCTTCGCCGACTACCGCGATCCGGCGCGCATGCACTGGGGCGCGCTGCGGGTGTGGAACGACGACACCATCGCCGCCGGCAGCGGCTTCGCACCGCATCCGCACGCCGACATGGAGATCATCACCTATGTCCGCGAGGGCGCGATCAGCCACCAGGACAACCTGGGCAACCGCGGCCGCACCGAGGCCGGCGACGTGCAGGTGATGAGCGCCGGCAGCGGCATCGTCCATTCCGAATACAACCTGGAGCCTGTCGCCACCCGCATCTTCCAGATCTGGATCTATCCGGACAGCCGCGGCGGCGAGCCGTCTTGGGGCAGCAAGCCTTTTCCCAAGGCCGACCGCTCCGGCGCCTTCGTCGCGCTGGCCAGCGGCATGGATGGTGACGACGGCGCGCTGCCGATACGCGCCGACGCCCGGGTGCTGGGCGCCACGCTGAAGGCAGGCGAAAGCGCCGACTACCGGCTGGGCGCCGGCCGCCGCGGCTATCTGGTGCTGTCGGCCGGATCGGCCCGGGTGAACGGCGTGGCGCTGGAGACCGGCGACGGCGCGGCCATCCGCCATGAAGACCTGGTCCGCGTCGAGGCCGGCGAGGATGCCGAACTGATCCTGGTGGACACCCGGGAATGACACGCCTGGCGCGCAGGGGCGGCGGCCCCTCTGGCGCCGGCTCATCGAATCGGCCGCCGCCATGCACACAATGGAGAAACCGTGATGAAACCCACCGCTAGCGCCGCCCCCAGCCCGTTGCTGCTGACCCCGCGCGATCACACCTTGATCCTGATCGACTACCAGTCGCAGATGGCCTTCGCCACCCATTCCATCGATATCCCGACGCTGCGCAACAACGCCGGCCTGGTCGCCAGCGCCGCCGCCGGATTCGGCGTGTCCGCCATCCTCACCACCGTGGCCGAGAAAAGCTTTTCCGGCCCGATGTTCGACGAGGTGACCGCGCCGTTCCCGGACTTGCGCATGCTGGACCGCACGTCGATGAACACCTGGGAAGACGCCGCGGTGATCGACCGCGTCAACCAGATCGGCAAGGGCCGCATCGTGCTGGCCGGCCTGTGGACCAGCGTCTGCATCGTCGGGCCGGCGCTGTCCGCGCTGGACCAGGGCTTCGAGGTTTACGTGATCGCCGACGCCTGCGGCGACATTTCGGCCGAGGCGCACGAGCGCGCGATGCAGCGCATGGTGCAGGCCGGGGCGCGGCCCATCACTTCGCTGCAGTATCTGCTGGAACTGCAGCGCGACTGGGCGCGCACGGACACCTATGAGCTGACCACCGGCATCGCCGCCAAGCTGGGCGGCGGCTACGGCCTGGGCATCCGCTACGCGAAAACCATGTTCGGCGGCCACGAAGGCTGATTGCCGCGCCGCCGCCGGCCGCGCGTCCGCCGGCGGCGGCCGATATCCAGGGGAGAAGCCACCATGGCTATAGCTGATGTGATTCTGCGCAATGGCCGCATCGCCACGCTGGACCGGCGGCGGCCGCAGGCGAGCGCCGTCGCCGTCAAGGACGGCCGCTTCCTCGCGGTGGGGGAGGAGGCGGAGATCATGGCGCTGGCCGGGCCTACCACCCGCGTCGTCGATCTCAAGGGCCGCCGCGCGCTGCCCGGCCTGATCGACAACCACACCCATCTGGTGCGCGGCGGGCTCAACTTCAATATGGAGCTGCGCTGGGACGGCGTGCGCTCGCTGGCCGACGCGATGGACATGCTGCGGCGGCAGGTGGCCGTCACGCCCGCCCCGCAATGGGTGCGGGTGGTGGGCGGCTTCACCGAGCACCAGTTCGTCGAAAAGCGGCTGCCCACGCTGGAC
This genomic window from Chromobacterium violaceum ATCC 12472 contains:
- a CDS encoding pirin family protein: MIERRPFASLGAAQHGWLDAKHHFSFADYRDPARMHWGALRVWNDDTIAAGSGFAPHPHADMEIITYVREGAISHQDNLGNRGRTEAGDVQVMSAGSGIVHSEYNLEPVATRIFQIWIYPDSRGGEPSWGSKPFPKADRSGAFVALASGMDGDDGALPIRADARVLGATLKAGESADYRLGAGRRGYLVLSAGSARVNGVALETGDGAAIRHEDLVRVEAGEDAELILVDTRE
- a CDS encoding hydrolase encodes the protein MKPTASAAPSPLLLTPRDHTLILIDYQSQMAFATHSIDIPTLRNNAGLVASAAAGFGVSAILTTVAEKSFSGPMFDEVTAPFPDLRMLDRTSMNTWEDAAVIDRVNQIGKGRIVLAGLWTSVCIVGPALSALDQGFEVYVIADACGDISAEAHERAMQRMVQAGARPITSLQYLLELQRDWARTDTYELTTGIAAKLGGGYGLGIRYAKTMFGGHEG